One Spinacia oleracea cultivar Varoflay chromosome 4, BTI_SOV_V1, whole genome shotgun sequence DNA segment encodes these proteins:
- the LOC110776185 gene encoding B-box zinc finger protein 19 isoform X1 — protein sequence MRTLCDVCEGAAAVCFCAADEAALCRACDEKVHMCNKLASRHTRVGLAAPNAVPKCDICENAPAFFYCEIDGSSLCLQCDTVVHVGGKRTHRRYLLLRQRAEFPGDKYVNVEDMSSGDPMDARKEPNQLSEAIAMEKEQNNVVIVDGIHGNGVPDAQMDNKMIDLNARPQRTVLQSSNNNNNNNNNNNQTQGMDYVSGTNGDSASVVPVISFKSEREK from the exons ATGAGGACTCTTTGTGATGTTTGTGAAGGTGCTGCTGCTGTCTGCTTCTGTGCGGCAGATGAGGCTGCTCTTTGCCGTGCTTGTGATGAGAAG GTCCATATGTGTAACAAGCTTGCTAGTCGACATACACGTGTTGGACTTGCAGCCCCAAATGCTGTACCAAAATGTGACATTTGTGAAAATGCACCTG CTTTCTTTTATTGCGAGATTGATGGGAGTTCGCTTTGCCTGCAATGTGACACGGTTGTTCATGTTGGCGGTAAAAGAACTCACAGACGATATCTTTTATTGAGACAGAGGGCGGAG TTTCCAGGGGATAAATATGTAAATGTTGAAGATATGAGCTCGGGTGATCCAATGGATGCTAGGAAGGAACCTAATCAATTATCGGAAGCAATTGCAATGGAGAAGGAGCAAAACAATGTAGTAATTGTAGATGGTATTCATGGTAATGGTGTTCCTGATGCACAAATGGATAACAAAATGATTGATCTTAATGCTAGACCCCAAAGGACTGTTCTGCAGTCttctaacaacaacaacaacaacaacaacaacaacaatcag ACACAGGGAATGGATTATGTTTCTGGGACTAATGGTGATTCTGCAAGTGTTGTTCCTGTTATATCTTTTAAAAGCGAGCGGGAAAAATAA
- the LOC110776185 gene encoding B-box zinc finger protein 19 isoform X2, with product MRTLCDVCEGAAAVCFCAADEAALCRACDEKVHMCNKLASRHTRVGLAAPNAVPKCDICENAPAFFYCEIDGSSLCLQCDTVVHVGGKRTHRRYLLLRQRAEFPGDKYVNVEDMSSGDPMDARKEPNQLSEAIAMEKEQNNVVIVDGIHGNGVPDAQMDNKMIDLNARPQRTVLQSSNNNNNNNNNNNQGMDYVSGTNGDSASVVPVISFKSEREK from the exons ATGAGGACTCTTTGTGATGTTTGTGAAGGTGCTGCTGCTGTCTGCTTCTGTGCGGCAGATGAGGCTGCTCTTTGCCGTGCTTGTGATGAGAAG GTCCATATGTGTAACAAGCTTGCTAGTCGACATACACGTGTTGGACTTGCAGCCCCAAATGCTGTACCAAAATGTGACATTTGTGAAAATGCACCTG CTTTCTTTTATTGCGAGATTGATGGGAGTTCGCTTTGCCTGCAATGTGACACGGTTGTTCATGTTGGCGGTAAAAGAACTCACAGACGATATCTTTTATTGAGACAGAGGGCGGAG TTTCCAGGGGATAAATATGTAAATGTTGAAGATATGAGCTCGGGTGATCCAATGGATGCTAGGAAGGAACCTAATCAATTATCGGAAGCAATTGCAATGGAGAAGGAGCAAAACAATGTAGTAATTGTAGATGGTATTCATGGTAATGGTGTTCCTGATGCACAAATGGATAACAAAATGATTGATCTTAATGCTAGACCCCAAAGGACTGTTCTGCAGTCttctaacaacaacaacaacaacaacaacaacaacaatcag GGAATGGATTATGTTTCTGGGACTAATGGTGATTCTGCAAGTGTTGTTCCTGTTATATCTTTTAAAAGCGAGCGGGAAAAATAA